One stretch of Cydia splendana unplaced genomic scaffold, ilCydSple1.2 scaffold_72_ctg1, whole genome shotgun sequence DNA includes these proteins:
- the LOC134805876 gene encoding uncharacterized protein LOC134805876, whose amino-acid sequence MQKLQGLAKVWYESLDTILYSWPEWQEKLVKAFPCEENYGQILEEMLKRKSKFNEPIEVYYYEKLALLHQCGLSGKKAVDCIIHGITDRTTKSSAVAVRCSDPEQLLQFLISNKELSNPDRGQMRNKSWSDNSNANSQGAKNKAQPQGPFCFNCKEKGHHFLQCPKPLLKCHHCNKVGHKPEDCFSRKSDNKSTKTPEVRSLCASEKGNAKYYKNAHINGKSMEVFIDFGSELTLAKQSFVSSLGIVYDQVESIMKGFGNGLVKSIGEIRLDIDIDGVKANVPCKVVEDNLLDRSILVGQSYTELPQIIVIKDCKNLRFIDIGNEMPQPEPNLSSIVKISIANDIELYGPASIKAVTEDKFSGSIMVRESIVGKPGQQFFLTGGLYTVNKGFVHVVVTPCCCPCLMMDNFTVCRVERVALVNRITAQSPTILECVESNHITESQLRIGEKVAEEHRHRLLQLLNKYKHCFASSLGELGCTNVTQMTIELNDQHPIASRPYRLSHHEREQVRNMIDEMLAAGIRG is encoded by the exons ATGCAAAAGCTCCAAGGTTTGGCCAAAGTGTGGTACGAGAGTTTAGATACCATATTGTACTCATGGCCTGAATGGCAAGAGAAATTGGTCAAGGCATTTCCGTGTGAGGAAAACTATGGCCAAATCTTGGAGGAAATGCTGAAGCGGAAGAGCAAATTTAACGAACCAATAGAGGTTTACTATTATGAAAAATTGGCTCTCCTGCATCAGTGCGGCCTTAGCGGCAAGAAGGCTGTAGATTGTATAATTCACGGTATAACCGACAGAACCACAAAATCGAGCGCTGTGGCCGTGCGATGTTCTGATCCAGAACAACTATTGCAATTTTTGATCAGTAATAAAGAATTAAGTAACCCAGATCGAGGACAAATGAGAAACAAAAGTTGGTCTGATAATTCTAATGCTAATAGTCAAGGTGCTAAAAATAAGGCACAGCCACAGGGCCCATTTTGTTTTAACTGTAAGGAGAAAGGTCATCATTTCCTACAATGCCCGAAACCACTACTCAAATGCCATCATTGTAACAAGGTCGGTCATAAACCTGAGGACTGTTTTAGTAGAAAGTCTGATAATAAGTCTACTAAAACCCCCGAGGTCCGGTCATTGTGTGCATCAGAGAAAGGTAACGCTAAATATTATAAGAATGCTCATATAAACGGTAAATCGATGGAAGTGTTTATTGACTTTGGCAGCGAACTTACCCTTGCAAAACAGTCTTTTGTCTCTTCTTTGGGTATTGTATATGATCAGGTAGAGTCTATAATGAAAGGGTTTGGAAACGGATTGGTGAAATCCATTGGTGAAATACGGCTCGATATCGACATAGATGGTGTTAAAGCCAACGTCCCCTGTAAAGTAGTGGAAGATAATCTCCTTGACAGATCTATTCTAGTTGGGCAGTCGTACACCGAGTTGCCTCAAATCATAGTTATCAAAGATTGTAAGAACTTACGGTTCATAGACATTGGAAATGAAATGCCACAGCCAGAGCCAAATCTTTCCTCAATAGTCAAAATTTCGATTGCCAATGATATCGAACTGTACGGTCCCGCGTCAATCAAAGCTGTCACGGAAGACAAATTTAGTGGGAGCATCATGGTTAGGGAAAGTATAGTAGGCAAACCCGGTCAGCAATTCTTTTTAACTGGGGGCCTTTATACGGTAAATAAGGGTTTTGTTCATGTAGTCGTGACCCCATGTTGCTGCCCCTGTTTGATGATGGACAATTTCACTGTATGTCGTGTCGAAAGGGTAGCTTTGGTGAACCGAATTACTGCGCAGTCCCCTACAATACTTGAGTGTGTAGAATCCAATCATATAACAGAGTCTCAACTTCGGATAGGTGAGAAAGTTGCTGAAGAGCACAGACATAGGCTTTTACAGTTACTAAACAAATATAAACATTGCTTCGCGTCTAGTTTAGGAGAGTTAGGATGCACAAATGTTACTCAAATGACTATTGAGTTAAATGACCAACACCCTATAGCGTCTCGACCTTATAGGCTGTCCCACCATGAAAGAGAGCAAGTTCGTAACATGATTGATGAAATGCTGGCAGCTGgcataaggggct AA